Proteins from one Podospora pseudoanserina strain CBS 124.78 chromosome 1, whole genome shotgun sequence genomic window:
- the SPA2 gene encoding component of the polarisome (EggNog:ENOG503NTZI; COG:S), which translates to MNGLNAPLSPISVGGSEWSYPTNTDKNTYPNNRGDITTPPDSAGAVRAMNGNFPPGPRSVGGPSPPPSVGRSSAGTNLYARSESGRSQVVRDDLGGHEMVLAEHYVSLKRFLSATSRDGNPKPPPNKARDKLQRLTGVQFLELSTDVFDELKRRETTARRPPNAPPGSGPPDYLLPEDNFHPKRNQARQKLSSLGPPRFRDLATDVFCELERRFPRFAAGDIPRVGSPVSVRGGPISRSQTPVSGMNGGFPPRGQSRRRPSEASSIRSGRGMPTPLGSGFPIPPSPGLPPNGNYGQPIAKQFQNNTIVPNKSTMVEEDDDAISPMSPDPAGPDAYGMNRSIDRDSKRSAGASETDKKLLEDYEQQVRDLREKLDSMEDALKKKDDDLMNALDGERSRATASNAEKREWDDARAELENKLAQVEELNESMKRELDRTRDEHDEEIRQLREQLDEARAGANAQSNGMADEELERENRALRAALEEQEQVTEEVRREAQGFLMEMRNISQQSGASWERQSELEKTIEMLEKEVRDWRNRYARAKTQLRDLRGSSEGIPMQQDAGKFVREKGFTQDDGLVKDVHVTKFQIAIDELLQRARVDDPERVIDSMKAVVVSVRRITKDIDESAQNNIELAQQNQKLKARVSPAANNLITASKSFASSAGIAPVTLLDAAASHLVTAVVELLRAVKIRSTPDGELEDDDDDGTVTPVESASFFSPRSNGQSQASRAEDSLQRPPPFRGLGAAGSRASMDSSAYSPVNSPRESYTNGQMANGSMTNGNGGGHGNLNKAVNGNANGMYNNARQQRDTRAEDLKIYLEDQTAVLVQTIQDLVQLIRNDADISQVTEEINTIVDVVGQVVSETESTGGNGVELVRRLSACRERLMEAGKRGLDLAAAGNDSASREWRMWTQTLPPIAFEIARETKELVQRVDQLVMDDGGDADDFA; encoded by the exons ATGAATGGCCTCAATGCGCCACTGTCTCCTATCTCTGTAGGCGGTAGCGAGTGGTCTTatcccaccaacaccgacaaaAACACATATCCAAACAACCGCGGAgacatcaccacaccacccgACTCGGCTGGTGCTGTCAGGGCGATGAACGGGAATTTCCCACCGGGGCCCAGGAGCGTCGGCGgtccctccccgcctccctctgtCGGCCGATCCAGTGCCGGCACCAACCTATACGCAAGGAGTGAGAGTGGCAGAAGCCAAGTCGTGAGGGATGACTTGGGCGGCCATGAGATGGTGCTCGCTGAGCACTATGTCTCACTCAAGCGATTTCTGTCAGCGACTTCGCGTGACGGCAACCCGAAGCCACCACCGAACAAGGCTCGCGACAAGCTGCAGCGCCTTACTGGGGTTCAGTTTCTCGAGCTCAGTACCGACGTCTTTGACGAGCTGAAGCGACGTGAGACAACAGCTCGTAGACCCCCCAATGCTCCTCCAGGATCCGGTCCACCTGATTATCTATTACCTGAGGACAACTTCCACCCCAAGCGAAACCAAGCGCGCCAAAAACTTTCGTCATTGGGCCCTCCACGCTTCCGCGATCTGGCCACCGATGTCTTTTGCGAACTGGAGAGGAGGTTCCCACGCTTTGCGGCTGGGGATATCCCCCGTGTTGGCAGCCCAGTATCAGTACGCGGAGGTCCCATCAGCCGGTCGCAAACACCGGTAAGCGGAATGAATGGCGGGTTCCCTCCTCGGGGTCAGAGCCGTAGACGCCCTTCAGAAGCCAGCTCAATACGAAGCGGACGAGGGATGCCTACTCCTCTCGGCAGCGGCTTCCCTatcccaccctctccagGCCTGCCGCCGAATGGCAACTATGGACAGCCGATTGCGAAGCAGTTCCAGAACAACACCATTGTGCCTAACAAGAGCAccatggtggaggaggacgatgatgccATCAGCCCCATGAGTCCCGATCCTGCCGGACCTGATGCCTACGGCATGAACAGGTCAATAGACCGTGATAGCAAACGAAGTGCTGGCGCATCTGAG ACGGACAAGAAACTTCTTGAGGATTATGAGCAGCAAGTTAGGGATTTGCGTGAGAAACTGGACAGCATGGAGGATGCACTtaagaagaaggatgacgaCCTCATGAACGCTCTAGATGGGGAACGTTCCCGAGCCACGGCTTCTAATGCTGAGAAGAGGGAATGGGATGACGCCCGCGCCGAACTGGAGAATAAGCTTGCTCAAGTGGAGGAATTGAACGAGTCGATGAAGAGGGAGCTGGACAGGACCAGGGACGAACACGATGAGGAAATTCGCCAACTTCGAGAACAGCTTGACGAAGCGCGCGCCGGCGCCAACGCACAGTCAAACGGCATGGCTGACGAGGAATTAGAACGCGAGAACAGGGCTCTGCGTgcggcgttggaggagcaagagcagGTGACAGAGGAGGTTCGTCGTGAGGCCCAGGGGTTCCTGATGGAGATGCGCAATATTTCCCAGCAAAGCGGTGCCTCGTGGGAAAGGCAGTcggagttggagaagacgatcgaaatgttggagaaggaggtccGGGACTGGAGGAATCGCTACGCCCGCGCCAAAACTCAGCTGCGGGATTTACGTGGGTCTTCGGAGGGCATTCCAATGCAACAGGACGCTGGGAAGTTTGTGCGCGAGAAGGGCTTCACCCAAGATGATGGGCTGGTCAAGGACGTCCATGTCACCAAGTTCCAGATCGCCATTGACGAGCTGTTGCAAAGGGCGCGCGTGGATGACCCGGAGCGCGTGATTGACTCTATGAAGGCAGTTGTGGTAAGCGTCCGACGGATCACTAAGGATATCGACGAGTCGGCACAAAACAACATCGAGCTTGCGCAGCAAAaccagaagctcaaggcccGAGTATCCCCCGCAGCCAATAATCTTATTACTGCCTCCAAGTCTTTTGCTAGCTCGGCTGGAATCGCGCCAGTGACTCTCCTCGATGCTGCTGCCTCTCACCTGGTCacggctgttgttgagctccTCCGAGCTGTCAAGATTCGATCTACCCCGGATGGTGAATtggaagatgacgatgacgacggcaCGGTTACTCCTGTTGAATCGGCCAGCTTCTTTTCGCCACGAAGCAATGGGCAGAGCCAGGCCTCCCGAGCTGAGGATTCTCTTCAGCGCCCACCACCTTTCCGCGGCCTAGGCGCCGCCGGAAGCCGAGCCAGCATGGACTCGTCTGCGTACAGCCCGGTCAACTCACCTCGTGAATCCTACACCAACGGACAGATGGCCAACGGATCCATGACAAACGGCAACGGAGGCGGCCACGGCAACCTGAACAAGGCTGTGAACGGAAACGCCAACGGCATGTACAACAACGCACGCCAGCAGCGCGACACTCGGGCGGAGGACCTCAAGATCTACCTCGAAGACCAGACGGCGGTGCTCGTGCAGACGATCCAGGACCTTGTGCAGCTGATACGCAACGACGCGGACATTAGCCAGGTCACGGAGGAGATCAACACGATTGTGGATGTTGTCGGCCAGGTCGTGTCCGAGACGGAGTCGACTGGTGGCAATGGTGTCGAGCTTGTCAGGCGTCTTTCTGCCTGCCGGGAGCGGCTGATGGAGGCGGGCAAGCGCGGTTTGGATCTTGCGGCTGCGGGCAACGATAGTGCCAGTCGGgagtggaggatgtggacgCAGACGTTGCCGCCGATTGCGTTTGAGATTGCGAGGGAGACGAAGGAGCTGGTGCAGAGGGTTGATcagttggtgatggatgatggcgGGGATGCCGATGATTTTGCATGA
- a CDS encoding hypothetical protein (EggNog:ENOG503P7EB) encodes MSTALRKPGREHFPIYPKGFIVLRILQLVVAVIVLGLVAYSIHFLAWDGNAFMLAVAIMTILTSIYHLVAWFGAPEAFNYWAVLALDILLIVMWLASFSVVAAHIAPWMQYYGSYLYLTSTYEQAWWTGLAAASGMGGLNFALHVISLIIHSIRLHRHRKEGGHSQAGVPFGPKPTVGTVQVPQGQQQQQQQQPVVYQQVPQQQFQQQPPVYQQPQQQVYQQQPATQEKQVYSPQPQQPVPVPQGQFYQQQ; translated from the exons ATGTCGACCGCCCTCCGCAAACCCGGCCGCGAACACTTCCCCATTTATCCCAAGGGGTTTATTGTCCTGAGGATCCTCCAGCTGGTGGTCGCAGTGATTGTTCTGGGGCTGGTGGCGTATAGTATTCACTTTTTGGCTTGGGATGGGAATGCGTTCATGTTGGCTGTG GCCATCATGACAatcctcacctccatctACCACCTTGTCGCCTGGTTCGGCGCCCCAGAAGCCTTCAACTACTGGGCCGTCCTCGCATTGgacatcctcctcattgTGATGTGGCTGGCTTCCTTCTCAGTCGTGGCGGCGCATATCGCTCCTTGGATGCAGTATTATGGTAGTTACCTCTATCTTACCTCGACATACGAGCAGGCTTGGTGGACTGGGTTGGCGGCTGCTAGTGGGATGGGTGGGCTTAACTT TGCCCTTCATGTTATTTCGTTGATCATCCACTCAATCAGACTCCATAGACACCGCAAGGAAGGCGGGCACTCCCAGGCGGGTGTGCCTTTTGGTCCTAAGCCTACTGTTGGAACGGTGCAAGTTCctcaggggcagcagcaacagcagcagcagcagccggtaGTGTACCAGCAGgttcctcagcagcagttccagcagcagccgcctgTTTATCAgcaaccgcagcagcaggtttATCAGCAGCAACCGGCGACTCAGGAGAAACAAGTGTATTCTccgcagcctcaacagcctgTGCCGGTGCCGCAGGGGCAGTTTTATCAGCAGCAGTGA
- a CDS encoding hypothetical protein (COG:S; EggNog:ENOG503Q4WT), giving the protein MEAKINCDICHRGHHSKDRPFLCVVDARNRLYETRLEYTKALIETDQLEREVNAAISSETGQIPNKAVRLETLKSDTAAAVERTNEIIAQADKLRSEVDAARKAIEDKKKLLAQRRSDLKAVSTGAEARRSRQLEETQRAIHRTRYKWNRSADTMAATRAFLCEEAARLYGLRQVKKGSTKRFEIGGVEIFDLHAMNNLSPEVISTVFAHVAHILVLASHYLAIRLPAEITLPHRDYPRPTIFSMNSSYHHGDVPFPGTAMSGQSGNPRPRPLFIEKALLTLAKDDPNTYSAFLEGVGLLAHDVAWLCASQGVSFGDRESYDDVCNIGHNLWRLLIGDQLHRRSVEPTFPSSLTPPAGSPRDGDNGDVTKPKSMIGRWSHGTAHTSLTSAEGVEFVRNFKIYAPLKLADRLKKRLASEAPMLEWENIEGDEFEDGFEDVRAAGPSDGTSGGTSRGTSGWTRVKHR; this is encoded by the exons ATGGAAGCCAAAATAAACTGCGACATTTGCCACCGCGGCCACCATAGCAAGGACCGGCCGTTCCTTTGTGTCGTGGATGCGAGGAACCGTCTCTATGAGACCCGTCTCGAGTACACCAAGGCGCTTATTGAGACAGACCAGCTCGAGCGCGAGGTGAATGCCGCCATTTCCAGCGAGACGGGACAGATCCCCAACAAAGCTGTCCGGCTGGAGACGCTCAAGTCGGATACGGCAGCTGCAGTCGAGCGAACGAACGAGATCATCGCGCAGGCCGACAAGTTGAGAAGCGAGGTTGATGCTGCGCGAAAGGCGATCGAGGATAAGAAGAAGCTGCTCGCCCAACGGAGATCTGATCTTAAGGCTGTGTCGACTGGTGCCGAAGCCAGGAGAAGCAGGCAGCTGGAAGAGACGCAACGAGCCATCCACAGAACCAGGTACAAATGGAATCGCAGTGCCGACACGATGGCGGCGACGAGAGCCTTCTTGTGTGAGGAAGCCGCCAGGCTGTATGGGCTGCGCCAGGTCAAGAAGGGCAGCACCAAGCGGTTCGAAATTGGCGGTGTCGAAATCTTTGACCTCCATGCCATGAATA ATTTGTCGCCCGAAGTGATATCGACTGTCTTCGCCCATGTGGCGCACATTCTCGTGTTGGCCTCGCATTATCTGGCGATCCGGCTGCCGGCGGAAATCACACTCCCTCACCGTGACTACCCTCGCCCGACAATATTCTCGATGAACTCTTCCTACCACCATGGGGATGTACCATTCCCCGGAACAGCCATGTCAGGACAATCTGGAAATCCACGGCCCCGTCCGCTCTTCATCGAAAAGGCGCTCCTGACACTGGCAAAGGACGATCCAAACACGTACTCTGCGTTCCTTGAGGGCGTTGGTTTGCTGGCGCACGATGTTGCTTGGCTGTGTGCATCGCAAGGAGTCTCCTTCGGGGACAGGGAATCGTACGACGATGTTTGCAACATCGGACACAACCTGTGGCGGCTGCTCATTGGTGATCAACTCCACCGCCGGTCTGTCGAACCAACCTTCCCGTCTTCGCTCACACCACCAGCCGGGAGTCCAAGGGATGGGGACAATGGCGATGTGACAAAACCAAAGTCAATGATTGGTCGCTGGTCGCATGGGACGGCTCACACCTCGCTGACGAGTGCCGAAGGCGTGGAATTCGTCCGAAACTTCAAGATCTACGCGCCGCTGAAGTTGGCTGATCGTCTGAAGAAGCGACTGGCGAGCGAAGCCCCGATGCTGGAATGGGAAAATATCGAGGGCGACGAGTTCGAAGATGGGTTTGAGGACGTGCGAGCTGCTGGTCCAAGCGATGGTACAAGTGGTGGTACAAGTCGGGGAACAAGTGGCTGGACCAGAGTCAAGCATCGGTAG
- a CDS encoding hypothetical protein (EggNog:ENOG503P808), with protein sequence MASATTPTASPPKPPRHESPAKRAESPLPSPSLHSEQAESDILPHSPLKSVAYKRMADTQSSIPKPPGTTRVAQVKTPEPRILKERSNGNIAERSPSTPGHLAPFDWEEFEARYQEALAKANGEEQELLAEFENLIKERLLFFNVWASSASVHDTERGVKRLQTRERYVKIAEQNLAQKKKHLTEVVRAFQSALALLSQN encoded by the exons ATGGCAAGCGCGACAACTCCAACCGCCTCACCCCCAAAGCCGCCCCGCCACGAATCACCAGCCAAGAGAGCCGAATCgccccttccatctccttctctaCACTCGGAGCAGGCAGAATCAGACATCCTACCTCATAGTCCTCTGAAGTCTGTGGCCTACAAGAGGATGGCAGATACTCAGAGCAGTATCCCCAAGCCGCCAGGCACCACCAGAGTCGCTCAGGTCAAGACACCAGAACCGCGCATTCTCAAGGAGCGTTCCAACGGGAACATTGCTGAAAGATCGCCCAGCACACCTGGACACCTGGCGCCCTTTGACTGGGAAGAATTTGAGGCTCGCTATCAGGAGGCTCTTGCCAAAGCGAAcggggaggagcaagagtTGTTGGCTGAGTTTGAGAACCTAATCAAAGAACGTTTACTC TTCTTCAATGTCTGGGCATCATCAGCTTCCGTGCATGATACCGAACGGGGAGTCAAGCGACTTCAGACAAGAGAGCGATATGTGAAGATTGCTGAGCAGAATTTGgcgcagaagaagaaacacc TCACCGAGGTGGTGCGCGCATTTCAAAGTGCCCTGGCGCTCCTGAGTCAGAACTAG
- a CDS encoding hypothetical protein (EggNog:ENOG503P7IU; COG:S), whose translation MAGTSIQVPTISQADMLAFHEQHFAQFATAHFHSQFLRPSLDDQEPIPSHEQEEEYYYEEEEDDGLGYYPDGVKRTLTDEQIAIFRHSELEALRRGRQPPKPQGVTATLAEDLSEGEISSPAPVVTAKKNKKRKRNNKNKNVGEPPMDLRKRTWDVVDKGLASLDYGEEETQQPAQASTAQRPIQSLTLHQVSQSLDTPNNDNENKTKNNEEYGEEVLDMKEYEKWNVKKDTRIGGESQRNTRSSGVGGVEVMKRKGDEEKC comes from the exons ATGGCGGGCACCTCAATCCAGGTCCCGACAATCAGTCAG GCTGATATGCTTGCCTTCCACGAACAACATTTCGCTCAATTCGCGACAGCTCACTTCCACTCCCAATTCCTCCGACCTTCCCTCGATGACCAGgaacccatcccatcccatgaacaagaagaagaatacTATtacgaggaagaagaggacgatggaCTCGGCTACTATCCCGACGGCGTCAAGCGCACCCTGACCGACGAGCAAATCGCCATCTTCAGGCACTCGGAGCTTGAGGCTCTGCGTCGCGGCAGACAGCCTCCCAAGCCGCAAGGGGTCACCGCTACACTGGCCGAAGACCTCTCCGAAGGCGAGATATCATCGCCGGCGCCAGTCGTCACCgcaaaaaagaacaagaagcgGAAacgcaacaacaagaacaagaatgTTGGAGAGCCGCCGATGGATCTGCGCAAGCGAACATGGGACGTGGTAGACAAGGGCCTTGCCAGCCTCGACTacggtgaagaagaaacccagcagccagcacaagccagcacagcacagcgtC CCATCCAGTCTCTCACTCTTCACCAAGTCAGCCAGTCGCTCGACACGCCAAACAATGACAATGAAAAT aaaacaaaaaacaacgAAGAATACGGGGAAGAGGTGTTGGACATGAAGGAATACGAGAAGTGGAATGTCAAAAAGGATACGAGAATTGGTGGAGAAAGCCAAAGGAATACGAGAAGCAGCGGtgttggaggcgttgaggtgatgaagagaaaaggtgacgaggagaagtGTTGA
- a CDS encoding hypothetical protein (COG:S; EggNog:ENOG503NWR7; BUSCO:EOG092640PR), producing MSSQGDATLPATRRSRKSIGVGPSRGDRENATLDVGSAIGATRKKSRSKSLGPGSLDILKNGNGNRRASLAIPSGPPPRSILKPTIPVLPEIPTFKPREAPLSNESAGTKVALRTEEEQQAAAREREERERAEIEKEIKDRREARRKSLANRRVSFAAEATLHTFQVVDENQDATTATAASHHHQEPDSDPPSTPPDHIDDHDAESPADQRALHQRNQQRSSGVGSLYGDDDTIASTVYDSDMEHADDIDEVETEEMSGSSDSDDDGTVMTVEAEEMTSASVASMTSGVSAFDSNNSTDSLDENLRLAKQRAAATQRIDEDEEVIAGFAGWGRKPLSQTETTTQIIRQHMPPPTPDAQQQRDQGFEIEMDMDDDMGMDMTKAVGGILQSQPGRSQSNNQDEDVEMDMDEDMSMDVTKALGGILGKAQAQNRRKSVKPLALQQDADELGDQTMEFTTAVGGIRQGRMSIGGATDIDELEDMSMEFTSAIGGLLSKGAPNAGSALGRRRTLAAEDDGMDMDMTAAVGGILATSQPQEEHDVFEQTVAMDETMAVGGILKPASPEEARSAAKRVMELEADEPDVVYPSLTPSTQETASQDNNDTLGLSAFRGKGLRHSMPGAPLFESSPVRSPEKELPAKSLARNSSPVRSSPVRSSPVRNTRKSPASDFPERRTPSPTRSPPRRESPARKTPSPARNTVPATKTPPSMIGSSSPVRDASPPKTTPRSVGKGRLFHQDPSTGISTPRVVLTPQGRRLSGVGADRPGLGSPRVAEIFDRRDSLQDSAAEFVPSEPSSARRTVAFADPRAMEAEVDQELRDEAEKENSRLILEREADGDREITLNLREMIQNLSPTKKKKNPLAGRKSLMPGSARGLLGKRPAELDVDDAGEDSEVIDGVKRLKGHQGSPVKNVRLGSPPTKAETTTGRKTRSAARGEEDTATITPAVPSSPVRVAGTPNHQGRLRSVFDDQATNTFNFYDHTATGDVDALVRRDDDDGDRIHLQDFLNLTSIRFMELTTTKRRHTVAPGETRLSLTADGKEDLSLEKCVVAGACTVPTLELYQHSCRELKKYISEGRRIVREIESETFEENPPLFREYMTATPEFKVLMDNQFKNVKTHARLLSKAMWYEWRMKLQDGLKEGLVKIAEGMDDDEKLLARQQELLSSVLPDMIKRAEELEKEHETLEAVAQEMADCDPTELEEARAELISLDEGLEEKQRKIAELKAQLEVSNSGIEALTAQKQQCLGDIKEADKIREECRGWSSEEISKLKARTDKIEKTTGWALANISGTKISLTYKRQIELVLDIASFPQPNHRPGPQSNIDLWYIADKREPNTTPLTPEREFFLQSIRDRIRSLPQPTTNVKTILQIVKDGWDKSCTVANYVRLLNLTFPTTVVNDDGSIAVVSSLVLVPLQTRVEAVIRLRVEDGGQGGEGLEVKVVPGARMVYGEQFNTAKLEEFLRGKIGGCVQTVGGGGENKGWDVGMLELYKRLLARGSRAAAAVAAGAGAGEK from the exons ATGTCGTCGCAAGGCGATGCCACATTGCCGGCAACGCGCCGGTCGCGTAAGTCGATTGGCGTCGGACCTTCAAGAGGCGACAGAGAGAATGCAACACTTGACGTTGGCAGCGCTATTGGGGCCACTCGCAAAAAGTCTAGGAGCAAGAGTTTGGGCCCGGGTAGTCTCGACATCTTGAAGAACGGGAATGGGAACCGCAGAGCA TCCCTTGCCATACCATctggaccaccaccaagatcaaTTCTGAAACCCACGATCCCCGTCCTTCCAGAAATTCCAACCTTCAAACCAAGAGAAGCTCCCCTGAGCAACGAAAGTGCCGGAACAAAGGTAGCGCTGCGAACTGAGGAGGAACAACAAGCTGCAGCCcgggaaagggaggaaagAGAACgggccgagattgagaaggagatcAAAGATAGGAGAGAGGCGCGCAGAAAGTCACTGGCCAACCGTCGGGTATCCTTTGCTGCTGAGGCGACACTACACACCTTCCAAGTAGTGGACGAGAACCAGGATGCAACAACCGCTACAGCGGCAtcgcaccatcaccaagagcCCGATTCAGAccctccatcaacacccccagACCACATCGACGACCATGATGCCGAGTCTCCAGCCGATCAACGAGCACTGCACCAACGAAACCAACAACGGAGTTCGGGCGTGGGGTCACTCTACGGGGACGACGATACCATCGCTTCCACCGTGTACGATTCCGACATGGAACATGCCGACGATATCGATGAGGTGGAGACGGAGGAAATGTCTGGTTCTAGTGATtcggacgacgacggcacCGTTATGACTGTAGAAGCCGAAGAAATGACCTCTGCTTCAGTCGCATCCATGACCTCCGGCGTGTCTGCGTTTGACAGTAACAATTCAACCGACAGCTTGGACGAGAATCTGCGGCTCGCGAAACAGCGCGCTGCTGCTACTCAACGgattgacgaggatgaagaggttaTTGCTGGGTTTGCcggttgggggaggaagccACTATCTCAGACGGAGACTACCACGCAGATTATCCGCCAACatatgccaccaccaactcctgatgctcaacaacagcgagATCAAGGGTTCGAGATTGAGATGGACATGGATGACGATATGGGTATGGATATGACCAAAGCCGTGGGTGGTATTCTTCAGTCACAGCCAGGAAGGTCTCAGAGCAACAACCAGGATGAAGATGTGGAAATGGATATGGATGAGGACATGTCGATGGACGTGACTAAGGCTCTCGGTGGGATTCTTGGCAAGGCCCAAGCCCAAAATCGGCGGAAATCAGTCAAACCACTTGCGCTGCAGCAGGATGCCGATGAACTGGGTGATCAAACTATGGAATTTACCACGGCAGTTGGCGGTATCCGACAAGGCAGAATGTCTATCGGTGGCGCAACGGACATTGACGAGCTCGAAGACATGTCCATGGAGTTTACTTCTGCGATTGGTGGGCTTTTATCTAAGGGTGCCCCTAATGCAGGCTCTGCTCTAGGCCGCCGAAGAACTCTGGCAGCCGAAGATGACGGCATGGATATGGACATGACTGCAGCTGTCGGCGGCATTTTGGCTACTTCACAACCACAGGAAGAGCACGATGTGTTTGAACAGACTGTGGCCATGGACGAGACCATGGCGGTAGGCGGCATCCTGAAGCCTGCCTCACCTGAAGAGGCACGGTCAGCGGCCAAGAGGGTGATGGAACTGGAGGCTGATGAGCCAGATGTTGTGTATCCATCTCTCACGCCGTCAACACAGGAAACAGCATCCCAAGACAATAACGATACTCTGGGGCTTTCTGCATTCCGAGGGAAGGGTCTCCGTCACAGCATGCCTGGCGCCCCTCTTTTCGAGAGCTCTCCTGTGCGAAGTCCCGAGAAAGAGCTGCCTGCGAAGAGCCTGGCCCGTAATAGCTCACCGGTTCGGAGCTCTCCTGTCAGAAGTTCGCCGGTTCGAAACACGAGGAAGTCCCCAGCAAGTGACTTCCCTGAACGAAGGACGCCTTCACCCACGAGGAGCCCTCCGAGGAGAGAGTCTCCTGCACGAAAGACACCTTCTCCTGCGAGGAATACTGTCCCTGCTACCAAGACACCCCCCTCAATGATTGGAAGCAGTTCGCCAGTCCGTGatgcctcaccaccaaaaacgaCACCTCGCTCCGTCGGCAAGGGGAGGCTCTTCCACCAAGACCCGAGCACAGGCATCAGTACCCCCCGTGTGGTCCTCACACCCCAAGGCAGGCGCCTTTCCGGCGTCGGTGCTGACAGACCTGGCTTGGGCTCACCACGCGTGGCCGAGATCTTCGATCGTAGGGACTCCCTCCAAGACTCAGCAGCTGAATTTGTGCCTAGCGAGCCAAGCAGCGCCCGTCGCACCGTGGCTTTTGCCGACCCCCGCGCCATGGAAGCGGAAGTCGACCAGGAACTCAGAGATGAGGCAGAAAAGGAAAATAGCAGGTTGATCCTGGAGCGGGAGGCGGACGGCGACCGTGAGATCACGCTCAATCTTAGAGAGATGATTCAGAACCTGAGTCcgacaaagaagaagaagaacccgttggcggggaggaagagtctTATGCCAGGGAGCGCGAGGGGACTGCTGGGGAAGAGGCCGGCTGAgttggatgtggatgatgcGGGGGAGGATTCGGAGGTGATTGATggggtgaagaggttgaagggaCATCAGGGGAGCCCGGTGAAGAATGTGAGGTTGGGGTCGCCGCCGACTAAGGCTGAGACTACTacggggaggaagacgaggagtgCTGccagaggggaggaggatactGCTACGATCACCCCGGCTGTGCCTAGTTCGCCTGTCAGGGTGGCGGGCACGCCGAATCACCAGGGGAGGCTTAGGTCGGTTTTTGATGATCAGGCGACGAATACTTTTAACTTTTATGATCACACTGCCACGGGGGATGTGGATGCGCTTGTGcggagggatgatgatgatggggatcGGATACATTTGCAGGATTTTTTGAACCTGACAAGTATCAGGTTTATGGAGTTGACTACCACCAAGAGGAGGCATACTGTTGCGCCGGGGGAGACGAGGTTGAGCTTGACGGCGGAcgggaaggaggatttgTCTTTGGAGAAGTGTGTCGTTGCGGGTGCATGTACGGTGCCTACTTTGGAGCTGTATCAGCACTCGTGTCGGGAGCTGAAGAAATATATCAGTGAAGGGCGTAGGATTGTGAGGGAGATTGAGTCGGAGACTTTTGAGGAGAACCCACCGCTGTTCAGGGAGTACATGACTGCTACTCCTGAGTTCAAAGTGTTGATGGACAATCAGTTCAAGAACGTCAAGACGCATGCTAGGCTGCTGAGCAAGGCGATGTGGTATGAATGGCGGATGAAGCTGCAGGATGGGCTGAAGGAGGGTCTGGTCAAGATTgcggaggggatggatgatgatgagaagctTTTGGCCAGGCAGCAGGAGTTGCTTTCTTCGGTGCTGCCTGATATGATCAAGCGGGCtgaggagctggaaaaggagcATGAGACCCTTGAGGCTGTGGCTCAAGAAATGGCCGATTGTGACCCTactgagctggaggaggcccGTGCTGAGTTGATCTCCCTTGATGAGGGcctcgaggagaagcagcgCAAGATTGCTGAGCTGAAAGCCCAGCTTGAGGTCTCCAACTCTGGCATTGAAGCCCTGACAGCACAGAAACAGCAGTGCCTGGGTGATATTAAAGAAGCAGACAAAATCCGGGAGGAATGCCGGGGCTGGTCATCAGAAGAAATCAGCAAACTCAAAG CACGAACCGACAAAATCGAAAAAACCACCGGCTGGGCCCTCGCCAATATATCCGGCACCAAAATCTCCCTGACGTACAAGCGCCAAATCGAACTCGTCCTCGACATTGCCTCttttccccaacccaaccaccggCCTGGTCCGCAGAGTAATATCGACCTGTGGTATATAGCCGACAAGCGCGAACCCAataccacccccctcacccccgagCGAGAGTTTTTCTTGCAGTCTATTCGGGATCGCATCCGCTCCCTacctcaacccaccaccaacgtcaAGACGATTCTTCAAATTGTAAAAGATGGCTGGGACAAGTCTTGCACAGTGGCGAACTATGTCAGGTTGCTCAACCTGACGTTTCCCACGACGGTCgtgaatgatgatgggtcGATAGCGGTGGTGAGTTCGTTGGTTTTAGTGCCGTTGCAGAcgagggtggaggcggtgatcAGACTgagggttgaggatggggggcaggggggggaggggttggaagTCAAGGTGGTGCCaggggcgaggatggtgtaCGGGGAGCAGTTTAATACTGCCAAGTTGGAGGAGTTTTTGAGGGGGAAGATTGGTGGGTGTGTACAGactgtgggaggagggggggagaatAAGGGGTGGGATGTGGGGATGTTGGAGTTGTATAAGAGGTTATTGGCTAGGGGGTCGAGGGCTGCAGCGGCAgtggctgctggggctggggctggggagaaATAA